CGAGACGCCCGAGGGACGGGCCGAGTACGCCGCCGAGCAGCGGGGCTTCGCCGAGCGGGCGATGCCGTTGCGGCAACGCCTGCTCGACGCCGGCGAACAGTTGCTCGCCGGCACCCGCCTCCCCTGACCGGCGGCACCCGGGCGCCGGGTCCGGGGCCTCAGCCGTTGCGCAGCTGCTCGACGAGGGTCGTACGGACATCGCAGTTGCGGAGCGCGAACGAGTCGGCCAGGGCGATCAGCTCGTCCTCGCCCAGCCCCTGAAACAGCTTGGCGTACTCGTAGGCCAGGGGCTGGGCGACCGCGAGGTTCAGGATGAGCGTGCGGACCCAGTCGAAACGGCCCCACGGGTACGGATCGAAGTCGGGGAACTCATGCGCGATCATGTCCTGGAACGGCTTGGTCACCTCGACGATCCCGTTCCCGTCGCTGCCCCAGTTGTCGGCGCCCAGGCGGTTCTTCTTCGCCACGAAGTCGCCGAAGCGCTTCAGGTACGGGGAGTCGGGCCGCACCATGGCCACCCCCTGCCGCCCGAGGTCCTTGTACATCCAGCTCGACCAGCTCGCCCCTTCGCGGCGGTAGATCTCAAGCTGGTCCGCAAGGACCTGCCGGCGCATGGCGTCCTTGCGCTCGTCGCCGGTGTAGATCGGCGCGAACTCGCCCACCCAGACCGGGGTCCCGGTCTGGCGGCTGTACTCGGTGCGCTTGAGGTACTTCTCCTCCAGCGCCGCCCTGTCGTAGTACTTGCCGTCGGTGACCCCGGGGTAGTCGCCGCCGTTGCCCATGCCCGGGGCGGCGTAGTCGTGGCAGACGTAGACGGTGTTGTCCCACTCCTTGTCGAAGACGTCGAACTCGGTGGAGTACGTGTTGCCGTCGAGGAACAGGATGTGGCGGTCGTCGATCGCGCGGATCGCGTCGACCAG
This region of Streptosporangium sp. NBC_01495 genomic DNA includes:
- a CDS encoding glycoside hydrolase family 5 protein, giving the protein MTSNNTAFLRTAGREFVDQTGTVVRLRGVAVGGWLNMENFITGYSGNESLMRGTLREVLGEEKYELFFERLLTAFFDEDDAKLLAGMGMNCVRFPVNYRHFEDDSKPFEFKEDGFRHLDRAVEACARHGIYSVIDLHALPGSQNHHWHSDNPTHRPAFFDHPHFQDRVVAIWERIAEHYKDNPWVAGYNPINEPADESREVVGPFYTRLVDAIRAIDDRHILFLDGNTYSTEFDVFDKEWDNTVYVCHDYAAPGMGNGGDYPGVTDGKYYDRAALEEKYLKRTEYSRQTGTPVWVGEFAPIYTGDERKDAMRRQVLADQLEIYRREGASWSSWMYKDLGRQGVAMVRPDSPYLKRFGDFVAKKNRLGADNWGSDGNGIVEVTKPFQDMIAHEFPDFDPYPWGRFDWVRTLILNLAVAQPLAYEYAKLFQGLGEDELIALADSFALRNCDVRTTLVEQLRNG